In one Streptomyces venezuelae genomic region, the following are encoded:
- a CDS encoding cysteine desulfurase/sulfurtransferase TusA family protein produces the protein MSYFDVASSAPLHPVARQALQASLDEGWADPSRLYREGRQARLLLDAAREAAADAVGCRTDELVFTSSGTRAVHSGTAGALAGRRRVGRHLIVSAVEHSSVLHSAEAHEGDGGAVTRVGVDRGGAVDPEAYAEALREDTALACLQSANHEVGTEQPVARVAEVCRAAGVPLLVDAAQSLAWGRVDGDWSLLTGSAHKWGGPAGVGLLVVRKGVRFAVRGPVDERESGRAVGFENIPAIVAAAASLRAVRAEADAEAVRLRELTERIRARVPGLVPDVEVVGDPVRRLPHLVTFSCLYVDGETVLHELDRAGFSVSSGSSCTSSTLTPSHVLRAMGVVSEGNVRVSLPFGADEAEVERFLEVLPGVVRGVRETLGAPVGGGDGAAEAVTVDALGMSCPLPVIELAKAIGRVRVGGTVTVLADDEVAAVDIPAWCWTQGQEYVGERPADRGVAYVVRRSS, from the coding sequence GTGTCCTACTTCGATGTCGCTTCCTCCGCCCCGCTCCATCCCGTCGCGCGGCAGGCTCTGCAGGCCTCCCTCGACGAGGGGTGGGCCGATCCCTCGCGGCTCTACCGCGAGGGGCGGCAGGCCCGGCTACTCCTCGACGCCGCGCGCGAGGCGGCCGCCGACGCGGTGGGCTGCAGGACCGACGAGCTCGTCTTCACCTCCTCCGGCACCCGCGCCGTGCACTCCGGGACGGCCGGGGCGCTGGCCGGGCGACGGCGCGTCGGACGCCACCTGATCGTGTCGGCCGTCGAACATTCGTCGGTGCTCCATTCGGCCGAGGCCCATGAGGGCGACGGCGGGGCGGTGACCCGGGTGGGAGTGGACCGTGGCGGGGCGGTGGACCCGGAGGCGTACGCCGAGGCGCTGCGGGAGGACACCGCGCTGGCCTGTCTGCAGTCCGCCAACCACGAGGTCGGCACGGAGCAGCCGGTCGCCCGGGTCGCGGAGGTGTGCCGGGCCGCCGGGGTGCCGCTCCTGGTGGACGCGGCGCAGTCGCTGGCGTGGGGGCGCGTCGACGGGGACTGGTCGCTGCTGACCGGGAGTGCGCATAAATGGGGTGGTCCGGCAGGAGTCGGGCTCCTCGTCGTACGCAAGGGAGTGCGCTTCGCCGTGCGGGGGCCCGTCGACGAGCGGGAGTCCGGGCGCGCCGTCGGCTTCGAGAACATTCCGGCGATCGTGGCGGCGGCCGCCTCGTTGCGGGCGGTGCGGGCCGAGGCGGACGCGGAGGCGGTACGGCTGCGGGAGCTGACGGAGCGGATCCGGGCGCGGGTGCCGGGTCTGGTGCCGGATGTCGAGGTGGTGGGCGATCCGGTGCGGCGCCTGCCGCACCTCGTCACCTTCTCCTGTCTCTATGTCGACGGGGAGACGGTGCTGCACGAGCTGGACCGGGCCGGTTTCTCCGTGTCGTCGGGGTCCTCGTGCACGAGCTCGACGCTGACGCCGAGCCATGTGCTGCGCGCCATGGGGGTGGTCAGCGAGGGGAACGTACGGGTGTCGCTGCCGTTCGGGGCCGATGAGGCGGAGGTCGAGCGGTTCCTGGAGGTGCTGCCCGGCGTCGTGCGGGGCGTGCGGGAGACCCTGGGGGCGCCGGTCGGGGGCGGGGACGGGGCCGCGGAGGCCGTGACCGTCGACGCGCTCGGGATGAGCTGCCCGCTGCCGGTCATCGAGCTGGCCAAGGCGATCGGGCGGGTCCGGGTGGGCGGCACGGTGACCGTCCTCGCCGACGACGAGGTCGCGGCGGTGGACATCCCCGCCTGGTGCTGGACGCAGGGGCAGGAGTACGTGGGCGAGCGGCCGGCGGACCGCGGTGTCGCGTACGTGGTCCGCCGGAGCTCGTGA